TGATGTAGTGGCTGGTAACACTTCATCCTTAACCAAGAGGTCTAGAGTTTAAGCTTCCTTGGGTACGGAATCACTCTTGTTAGGGAGTGCTTTGCGCCCCAATGTGGGACTACCCGGCCCGAAACCGGATTAGTCGGGCCCCAATGCGAACACCAGACATCGGatggaaaaccaaaaaaaaaaagttcaaattaAAACTCAATGAAAATAACATATGTTGGGTTCTTTCTTCATCTCTATCTAAATACCCTTGGTGATTAAAGCACGATTACCAGATACTTATACTAGTGAGATATGTAGCCCAAACCCCTTTCGCTGACGGTATATACAATATTGAAATAagttcttatgtatatatagtttATGTTGAATCCCTTTAGCTTTTTCTATacatttacttttttatattttaattttgtttagtaaAAATACTAAATCCACTGCTAATAACAATTAATTGGTACACAATAGAATAGTCCAAATGAGTCATCCAAGCTGACCGAatttcttattaaaaaaaaaatcagtctttATTAGTACGTAATTTGACCCTCCTCCAGTGATGAGAATACAGCTTGATATCTGTATTTTTCATGCTTATACAACGATTAATATATCGCTCTAATAGATTCGTGAACTAGTTTAAAACGTGTCATCACCAAATTTTATGAAGAGAGATTAAGCGCGTTAGATTAGTCATTTCGTGATTGGTCCACGTTGATCCCTTATAGCTGCCGCCAACCTTAATTTCATACGTTATTACTTATTACTATTAACAAAAGGATTGCTTTGAGTTTAAAACCCTAAACTACGTCCATTTCAGCGGCATCACATTCATGAATAATAATACTTGTTAATTCTTTCTTCGTTCATTCCTAAGGAACTTACCTGTCCCCTCTTTGATTTGTTTTATATAAGCTATTCTTGAGATGGATAACAATATTGCTAATGCGTTCTCTGATCTGTCACATTTATACTGGTGATGCAACTAATCAATGGATGGACAAGGAAAGAAGCTGCTTTGACAAATCCCATAAAGTTTTACGACCAAATAAAAAATACTCTTCAACTCTTAACGCAGATAAGTCAGAACAAAAACTTTTTATTCAAGTAGAGAGATGGATACGTTTACACATCCATAACCGAGGTAGATACAATTACGCTCAagagtgtttttttttctttttttttcttttccaagaaGCAAATAATATTATTAAGTCAATAAATTGTAATTGGTTGATTCACCTAAGAGGTACAGCTCTCTCATCTATCGGTGTCAAGATGTTCACTAAGAAAAATTAATATATAAAGAGGTAGACATATAAAAATCAATCTGTATCAACatattacattaaaaaaaaaaaagttttaacctATTTAGTCACAGTGGTGTTCGCTAAAATTTTCATAACCGGTGTCAATATTTAAAGAAGTGAACAAATTAATAAATCACTATAATAACAAGCGGTGTCATTCATTATATTAATATCTAATATTTTCATTTTtctaattatttatatataattatatctGAGAAAACATTTTACGAAGCGGTCTCCATGACGCCACTTAACACAAGGTATATCCACCTTTTTATACACAAATGCAATTTTTCTGGCGGAATGGGCGAAAATTGAATTCCCTTGAACGAGAATAGCTCTAGCACTGCTACTCATTCAGCATTTTTTTTATTTAGTAGGAAGTTAGTGTTAATATGTTATATGGTACGTGCTAAAAATATACATAATACTAAAGAAAGAAATACACCGCAAACAGCTGACATTTGCATATGTATGCCAAATTTATTGCCCAAGAGTTTTGGCATCTCAATTTTGTTGCTAGCAAAATTTGCAAATTCAAACAAAACATAGGTTTGGGATGCCATTATTTCACGGCTATAAATTGCATGGCCTGCAATTTGGAACCTTTAAGTGTTAGTGATCTTTACCTAAACTAAGTCCAAATCGACATGATTAATTCATAACTATATTCCTGCTTGGAAATTTATACATGGTGCTTCAATGTGGGCTGTAGGATACTGACATTCACAAGAAGATGCTTCATTTCTTTCGTGATTTTAGTCTTTTGATAAGACCCTTTGCTCTATAAACCATATCCCCAAGTCCTTCCTTAAAATGATCATTTGATTTATATTGGTCATTGAAAACTAAAGAAAGAAAATACTTATTATCTCTCTATTCTAACTTGTTCGGGGAAATTGACCACACAATGTACATTAACAAATCAAAAGAACTTTTGACATAAACTAAATAAATATGCACAATTACAATATATTGTAGAAGTATCCTTGGTATGTATTGAACTACTTCAATTATCATGAGGGTTCTCAATTATAAGTACATGCATGTGAGTAAAGGTAATGAGAACGTATCATTAAATATTTCctgtatataaattgtatcaaTATTTACGGAACAGATAAGCAGAAATCAGTAAAGGTCAATAAATTCTTTTATTTGTTTGGAAGGGAATTATCTTTGATTTACAAGTGAATTTGTGTTTTCAGagttttgctttatttttaaaaacaATAAAATGATTGGAGACAAGgaagaaaaacaattttttttctaattttaatCCATGTGAAAACACTAGTCTCGATTTGTGTGTTCATGTTTGCTTAAGTATGCTTTTTAAATCCAAATTGTTGGTTCTCTATCTTCTGCTTccaagttaactactgcatatcAAAACAAATAATTAAAGTGCATTTCGTTGCTTAAGGCTTAATAAAATCCACTAATACGCGGTAAGAGGTATAATGACTAAAATCGCAGCTTTTAGTATCTTCTAACTCTAAAAAGTTACCATCAAAGGATGCAATCCGCTTCTTCTTTAATCAGAGGTCTCGAATTCGAGTTCTGAGTATGAAAAAATTCTTAATAGCAAGTGAATCTTCCAGAAATAAGTCCTAATTGGCGCGAATTCAGATATAGTCGGACTCTAACGTGGATACCGAACATGAccgaaaaattattaaaaaaaaaaaaaactctaaaaaGCTAAAATCCCATGTCCTTATCAGCATCCAATTGCTTCGATCTTGTTTCACACTTTCCCTATAACCCTGGCAACACGTCACCTTCTCTTCGTATCCACGCAGACAAAGAGTCGGCAGGGTGGGCCCTACCATATCACCTTAGCAAATAGTATTAGTACCCCACCTAAGATAACAACAAGTCCAAAAATATCTCAGCCCAGCAGACCCCTTTGCGGCCCAAACCCAAGGTCCAAGAAACTTCATAACCCAATGGCTTTACCACAAGTGTCCAGTACACGTGTCCCTTAATTCTCACATCCTAAGTACATTTTCACTGTACTGAATCACTCCAGTCAAACATAACGAATTAGTTCACGCGTAGGGATTGGTGCCACGTGTTGTTCAAGATTATTTTCCTATATATAAGCTAACGGTATCCTTAACCGACTCTATGTCCAAATACCAAATTGTCAACTTTCCTAAATGAAAACACAGCACATCTGAAGATCataagggggaaaaaaaaaaacagagagaaAATCTTCAAATTTAAACCTTAAACTATCAATTTGTTCGATGATTCAAAGATTTGAACGGAATGATCGCCGGATTTTGACATTTCCGGCAGTCCATCCATGTGAGGGGATATCTCCAGCTACCCTTTTGGATTCTTTGATTACTTTGTCTCGAAACATATGCAATTACAAATCGAAATTCTTTGCAACTCAACGAAGAAATGTTCGCGAAACCATTAGGCAAGTGGGAATCCTCTTGATTTTCTTCGAGGAAATCAAGGATCATCTTCCTAGAAATAGAGATTCCACTGTTCTTTGTTTCGCAGAActccacacaacattccaaaagCTAAAGTTTTTATTAGATGATTGCACGCGTGAGGGGGCGAAAACTTGGATGCTTATGAAAGCCCACTCTGTAGCCAGTCAATTTCGAGCTTTGGTTAGAATAGTGGCTACAGCACTTGATGTTCTTCCTTTGAATTCTCTTAATGTTTCCGGAGAAATCAAGGAGTTGGTTCTAATGGTGGCTAACCAAGCACAGAAAGCAAAAATGGAGCTCGACCCCGAAGACGAAGATGCCACGAAAAGAGTAATTGTGATTGTGAACCAATTCGAGAATAAATTCCAGCCAGACCCCTGTGTAATCAAGAAATTTCTGGATTATCTTGATATCACAACTTGGTCACAATGTCACAAGGAGATTAAATTCTTGGAGGAAGAGATTAATTTTGAATCTTCTGAGAATCACGAAAGGGAAGTGCCTATGTTAAGCGGTTTAGTAGGATTATTGAGCTACTGCAGAGGAATTCTCTTTGAAGACTCTGTTTATGGGAACAGTGATCAATCAGATGGAACATCCAATCTTGAAACTTTAACTTGCTTGAATCCTGAGGATTTTAGGTGCCCCATTTCTCTCGAGCTGATGACGGATCCAGTAACAGTGTCCACGGGGCAGACATATGATCGCGCTTCCATTCAAAAATGGCTCAAATCAGGAAATCTCCTCTGTCCCAAAACAGGGGGAATTCTACAAAGCACAGAGTTAGTTCCTAATTCAACTCTCCGGAAGCTTATTCAACAATTCTGCTTTGATAATGGAATATCCATAACTAAATCAAGGAAGACAAATCGTGATATATCGCGGACTATTTTGCCAGGAAGTCCAGCAGCTGCTGAAGCAATCAAATTCCTCTCCGAATTTCTTGCTGGCAGGCTGTATTTTGGATCAGATCAGCAGAAATCCAAGGCTGCTTATGAAATTCGTTTACTGgcaaaatcaaatatttttaacCGGTCCGTGTTAATTGAAGCTGCAAGCATCCCCGGACTCTTACAAATGCTTAGCACAAATGATCCATCTATGCAAGAGATCTCAATTTCCGCCTTGCTCAAGCTATCGAAACATTCCCAAGGAAAGAAAGTGATAGTGGAGAATCGGGGCCTGAATTCGATTCTAGATGTTCTTAAAAATGGCCTAACTATGGAAGCTAAGCAAACTGCAGCTGCGATAATTTTCTACATCTCTTCACCTCGCGAATACCGCAAGCTAATAGGCGAAAATCCTGAAGTATTTCCAGCTTTGGTGGGACTAATCGAATACGGTACAAGTTGTGGGAAAAAGAATGCGATTGTTGCAATATTCGGGCTACTTTTGAGTCACAGTAACCACGAGAGAGCACTTGGTGCTGGAACAATTCCAGCACTAGTCAATCTTTTAGCTTCTTCAGATAAAGTTGAACTAAACACAGATGCACTCGCGGTTTTAGCTACATTAGCCGAAAGAACGGAAGGGTCTTTTGCGATTTTAGAAGCCTCAGCGTTACCAGTAATCTTGAGTCAATTACAGAATATAACATCTCGAGCTGGAAAAGAGTATTGTGtttctattttgttttttttatgcaTCAATAGTGGTGCCGAGGTAATAGCCGCTCTGGTAAGAGAGAGACAGGTTATGCCGCTTCTTTATTCACTTTTGACAGAAGGAACCAGCCAAGCAAAGAAGAGGACACGATCACTTATCAGAATTCTGCAGAGATTTTGTGAAACAAGCACTTCTAGGTTTGTGAGTGAAGTTCCACAAGAACAATTTATTGATGTAAGGTGAAAGGTCGAAGGATTTAATTTTTTAATCTTCCGATTCTCCATGTAAATATCTTGATCCCTCAGTCCTGATAGTGGTAGTTACTTGTGTCATGTTTAGCTCCTTCCTTTTTTCAGGAGCTAAATGCAGTTGATTTAGGAACTTAGACTTGAATAAATTTGTATACAATTCTTTGGTGTGATGATAATGAATTTGATCTTGTATGATAACTGGGGCATGAATCATGACTAGTGGGAAAATTGTAAATAGGGTGAACAtaatttttttggtaatatatAGACGTTGATTCCCCTTGACATAAGGGAAGATTATAATTTAATGGGAAAAGAGGTTCAAAAATTTCTTGAGGCTAGGTTCAAATTTTTAAGTGTGACATTCGGTTTTGCCAGCAAGACAACAATCTGCTTCTAAAATACTTGCTAGTATAGGAGAGTAATGTCTGTACAATGGTAGTTTATGTTTTTCTTCCATATACAGGAGATAGATATTTCTTGTGTAGACACGGTTTATTTGACATATAAAGGTACTTATCGCCCGTCGATGGTTAGTTGAGACAGAAATGAGGGTTGATATATGACCACAAAAACAAAATATCCACAAGTGAGACTAGTATTTACGCGTCTAAGCTTGTTGGAAACTATAGGCCTACATTTTGGTTTTTGATGGAGAACTTTAATGTGATAATACATCAACACTGGCTGATTTTTGACTAACCTTGCTTTTGATTTTGCAGCTACAACTAGTTCTCTGA
The nucleotide sequence above comes from Lycium barbarum isolate Lr01 chromosome 3, ASM1917538v2, whole genome shotgun sequence. Encoded proteins:
- the LOC132632770 gene encoding U-box domain-containing protein 19-like → MIQRFERNDRRILTFPAVHPCEGISPATLLDSLITLSRNICNYKSKFFATQRRNVRETIRQVGILLIFFEEIKDHLPRNRDSTVLCFAELHTTFQKLKFLLDDCTREGAKTWMLMKAHSVASQFRALVRIVATALDVLPLNSLNVSGEIKELVLMVANQAQKAKMELDPEDEDATKRVIVIVNQFENKFQPDPCVIKKFLDYLDITTWSQCHKEIKFLEEEINFESSENHEREVPMLSGLVGLLSYCRGILFEDSVYGNSDQSDGTSNLETLTCLNPEDFRCPISLELMTDPVTVSTGQTYDRASIQKWLKSGNLLCPKTGGILQSTELVPNSTLRKLIQQFCFDNGISITKSRKTNRDISRTILPGSPAAAEAIKFLSEFLAGRLYFGSDQQKSKAAYEIRLLAKSNIFNRSVLIEAASIPGLLQMLSTNDPSMQEISISALLKLSKHSQGKKVIVENRGLNSILDVLKNGLTMEAKQTAAAIIFYISSPREYRKLIGENPEVFPALVGLIEYGTSCGKKNAIVAIFGLLLSHSNHERALGAGTIPALVNLLASSDKVELNTDALAVLATLAERTEGSFAILEASALPVILSQLQNITSRAGKEYCVSILFFLCINSGAEVIAALVRERQVMPLLYSLLTEGTSQAKKRTRSLIRILQRFCETSTSRFVSEVPQEQFIDVR